Sequence from the Sphingobacteriaceae bacterium GW460-11-11-14-LB5 genome:
CAGCTTCAGAAATTGTGGCCGGTTCGTTACAGGATTTAGATCGTGCCATTGTAATCGGTCAACGTAGTTACGGCAAAGGCCTGGTTCAGCAAACCTTCAACCTGCCTTATAACAGTTTGGTTAAAGTAACGGTTGCTAAATATTATACCCCATCAGGCAGGTGTATCCAAAAATTAGATTATGCACATAAAAATGCTGATGGCGTTGCAGAGCGTTTTGCCGATTCGACCATGGTCATGTACCAAACCAAAGCAGGAAGAAATGTGTACAGTGGTAATGGTGTTTATCCTGATATTGTGGTTGATGCCAAAAAGCTCAGCCCGATTACGATTTCAATGATCAATAAAAACCTGTTCTTCAACTACGCAAATCAATACCGGAAAGAGAAACCAAGTCTGGCATCAGCCAAAACGTTCCAGCTATCAGATGCAGATTATGCAACATTTTCTGGCAGCCTTGCCGATAAAGATCTGGCTTACCAAAGCCGTACCGAAAGATTGCTTTCCGATTTAAGGTTAGAGGCTGAAAAGGAAAATAAATCTGCTGAAGTGAAAACCGATCTGGAAAATCTTAAATATAAACTTACCTCTTCTAAAAAAACTGATCTGGTTAGCCATAAAGCAGAAATTAAAAGGGTTTTAGAAACACAGATTGTGAGCCGTTATTTTTACGAAAAAGGAAGAATTGAGCAAAGCTTCCAATACGATAAAGAATTGGCTGCGGCGAAAAATCTTTTTACCAATCAATCGCAGATACTGGCCATTTTAAAAGGAGATGGCAATTATAAGGTGATTGGAAAACCAACCAAAGCCACCGCATCAATAGACTAAACCCGACTAAACTATACCGCTATCCCTTATGAAGAAATTAGCCCTGATATGCCTTGTGCTATTAAGCGCCTTACAGTTAAAAGCACAGGATTATACACCTGCGGCCGCTAATTTAAAACAAAGAGCCTGGTTTAACGAAGCCCGATTCGGCTTATTTATTCATTGGGGGCCTTTTAGCATCCCGGGAAGTGGCGAATGGGTAATGAACGAACGGAAGCTGAATGTTCATAATTATACCAACCTGAAAGATTTTTTCAATCCGGTTGAATTTAATGCTGAGCAATGGGTGAGTATGGCGAAGAATGCCGGAATGAAGTACATTACGCTAATCACCCGCCATCATGACGGCTTTAGTATGTGGGATACGAAGTATTCTGACTTCAACATCATGAATACGCCTTATAAAAAAGATATTGTAAAAATGATGGCCGATGAGTGCCATAAACAAGGTATAAAACTATACCTGTATTATTCGCTGTTAGATTGGCGCAGGGAAGACTATCCGCATGAAACCGGCCGTACTGGTCAGAATTCGGGCAGAACCGGCAAAGGCGATTACGCCAGTTATTTGCAGTTTATGAAAAACCAGCTGACCGAGTTGTTAACCAATTATGGTGAAATCGGAGGGATCTGGTTTGACGGGCATTGGGATCAAACCGAACCAGAAGGATCAAAAGACCGGACTTCGCGGATTGATTGGAAATACAATGAAATTTATGGTTTAATCCACAAACTTCAACCACAATGTATGATTGGTAACAACCATCACCTTACACCCTTTGCCGGAGAAGATTTTCAGATGTTCGAGCGCGATCTTCCGGGCGAGAATAAATCGGGCTTGAGCTTTCAAAAGGCATCAGATAAATTACCACTCGAAACCTGCGAAACCATTTCAAATTCGTGGGGATATAATTTGAGCGATACCTATTACAAATCGAATAAAGAACTGGTTCATATGTTGGTTAAAGCCGCGAGTTTGGGTTCTAATCTTTTACTGAACATTGGTCCGATGCCAAGCGGTAAAATCCAGCCAGAGTTTCAAGACCGGTTAACAGGCCTGGGCGATTGGCTTAAAATTTATGGCGAAAGCATTTATGGTACAAAAGCTGGATTTATTAAACCGCAAGCCTGGGGCAGCATTACACAAAGCGACAATAAAATTTATATCCACCTGGTTGACGGAAAAACGGCATCCCTTGATTTAGAAAACGTTCCGGTAAAGAAAATTAAAAAGGCATATTTACTAAAAGATAAAAGCCCGGTAAACTATACCTTTAAAAAGTCGAAATTAACCATTACCACAACTTTAAATGGGGCAGAACCCGATCAGGTAATCGTTTTGGAGATTGGCTAAGAGGACATTTATATATGCTGTCATCCTGAACGTAGTGAAGGATCTTTCCGAATTTCAATCAAAAAAGTCGTCATTGCTTCCCCGAAAGGTCGGGACAAGTTGTCGGCTGAAAAAGCCTTCTCGCAATGACGATCTCTCTTGTTCAAAAGCCTATTTATCTTCCTATAATTGGGCTTAATTCAATGCTTTTACTTAATTTCAACACAATTCTTCACCTCTTTATAAGAAAATAAACGTAAAACGTTTTACTTTTAGATTTTTAAATCTATTGTCGGAAATTATAAGCACCATGCAGTTCAAGAAAATCTCTTCCATTCTATTTTTAACGGCCTCTCTTTTTACCAATAATACCTTTGCACAACAAAAAACGAATTTAACCCAGTATATCGATCCATTAATCGGATCAGCAAAACATGGGCATGTTTTTGTAGGTGCCAATGTTCCGTTTGGGGCTGTACAGCTTGGGCCGAACAATATTTTTGAAGGCTGGGACTGGTGCAGTGGATATAATTATGCCAGCAATACCATTACCGGTTTTGCGCATACGCATTTAAGTGGTACCGGTATTGGCGACTTAGGTGATATTTCGATTATGCCCGCAACCGGAAAAACGCTTTTAGAAAAAGGCAAAACGGCCAATGATCCTGCAGGTTATTTATCTACCTTTTCTCATCAGCATGAAACCGCTAAAGCTGGTTATTATAGTGTGCTGTTAGAGAAATATGGCATTAAAGCCGAACTAACTGCGACCGAAAGGGTAGGTTTTCACCAATATACCTTTAAAAAAGACGCTGAAAATCCACATATCATTATCGATTTGATTGAGGGTATAGGCTGGGATGCGCCTGTATCTGCTTCATTTAAACAGCTTGATGCTACCACTATTGTAGGGCATCGTAATTCGAAAGGCTGGGCCAACGATCAACGTTTATATTTTGTAATTAAACTTTCACAACCGATTAAAAGTCTGGCATTGTATGACAGCACTGCAGTGAAAAGTGGCGCGGCATTATCTGGCAAAAAACTAAAAGCAGCGGTAAGTTTTAATGCCATTAACAACGATAAATTACAGATTAAAGTAGCTTTATCTCCGGTAAGCATCGAAAATGCCATTTTAAATCTAAAAACAGAATTACCAGGCTGGGACTTTGCATCAACAGTTAAAAACGGTGATGCAAAATGGGAGAAGGAACTCGCCAAGGTAAAGATTGAGGCTTCAAATACAACCAAAAAGGTGTTTTATACCGCTTTGTATCACACGATGGTGGCGCCATCACTTTTTAACGATGTAAACAAAGATTACCTGGGTACAGATAAAAAGGTGTACAAAAAGGCCAGTTTTAATAATTTAACTACTTTCTCTCTTTGGGATACCTACCGTGCAGCAAATCCGCTTTTCACGATCCTGCACCAGGATAAGGTAAACGATGTGGTAAATACCATGCTGGCCATTTACAAGCAACAGGGTAAACTACCGGTTTGGCATTTAATGGGTAGCGAAACCAATACCATGGTAGGCTATCATGCCGTTCCGGTTATTGTTGATGCTTATTTAAAAGGCTACCGCGGTTTCGATGTAAACCTGGCATACGAAGCCATAAAACAATCGGCCATGCAGAAAACGGATGGCATCGAATACATTCAGGAGCTTAAACATATTCCGGCCGATAAAATAAACGAATCAGTGGGTAAGGCTTTGGAATATGCTATTGACGATTATTGCATCGCTCAAATGGCGAAAGCACTAAACAAAACGGCAGATTACACTTACTTTAGCAAAAGATCGAAGTTGTATAGTTTATATTTCGATCCAAACGTTCAGTTTATGCGGGGTAAACTTACCAATGGAAACTGGAGAAGTCCTTTCGATCCTTTTTCATCCAAACACCGTGAAGATGATTACGTAGAAGGCAATGCCTGGCAGTATACCTGGTTGGTGCCACAAGATGTAGAAGGGCTGATTAATCTTTTTGGAGGAGATAAAGCTTTTACCAATAAACTCGACTCGCTATTTACCTTACCTTTAGATTTAGGGACCAATGGTTCGCCGGATATTAGCGGATTGATTGGTAATTATGCACAGGGAAATGAACCCAATCACCACATTCCCTATTTATATACTTATGCAGGCCAGCCATGGAAAACTGCCGATCTGATCCGTAAAATTGATAAAGATTTTTATTCGGCTAAACCAGATGGATTGTGCGGCAATGAAGATGTAGGGCAGATGAGTGCCTGGTATGTTTTCTCAGCAATGGGATTTTATCCCGTAAATCCGGCAAACGGTGCTT
This genomic interval carries:
- a CDS encoding sugar hydrolase, with amino-acid sequence MQFKKISSILFLTASLFTNNTFAQQKTNLTQYIDPLIGSAKHGHVFVGANVPFGAVQLGPNNIFEGWDWCSGYNYASNTITGFAHTHLSGTGIGDLGDISIMPATGKTLLEKGKTANDPAGYLSTFSHQHETAKAGYYSVLLEKYGIKAELTATERVGFHQYTFKKDAENPHIIIDLIEGIGWDAPVSASFKQLDATTIVGHRNSKGWANDQRLYFVIKLSQPIKSLALYDSTAVKSGAALSGKKLKAAVSFNAINNDKLQIKVALSPVSIENAILNLKTELPGWDFASTVKNGDAKWEKELAKVKIEASNTTKKVFYTALYHTMVAPSLFNDVNKDYLGTDKKVYKKASFNNLTTFSLWDTYRAANPLFTILHQDKVNDVVNTMLAIYKQQGKLPVWHLMGSETNTMVGYHAVPVIVDAYLKGYRGFDVNLAYEAIKQSAMQKTDGIEYIQELKHIPADKINESVGKALEYAIDDYCIAQMAKALNKTADYTYFSKRSKLYSLYFDPNVQFMRGKLTNGNWRSPFDPFSSKHREDDYVEGNAWQYTWLVPQDVEGLINLFGGDKAFTNKLDSLFTLPLDLGTNGSPDISGLIGNYAQGNEPNHHIPYLYTYAGQPWKTADLIRKIDKDFYSAKPDGLCGNEDVGQMSAWYVFSAMGFYPVNPANGAYVFGTPLINSANISLPGNKKFDIKVIGNSAEHKYIQKIVLNGKAYTKSFILHKTITAGGNMQIYMGNKPSESWGVKPGDRPTSGK
- a CDS encoding alpha-L-fucosidase; translation: MKKLALICLVLLSALQLKAQDYTPAAANLKQRAWFNEARFGLFIHWGPFSIPGSGEWVMNERKLNVHNYTNLKDFFNPVEFNAEQWVSMAKNAGMKYITLITRHHDGFSMWDTKYSDFNIMNTPYKKDIVKMMADECHKQGIKLYLYYSLLDWRREDYPHETGRTGQNSGRTGKGDYASYLQFMKNQLTELLTNYGEIGGIWFDGHWDQTEPEGSKDRTSRIDWKYNEIYGLIHKLQPQCMIGNNHHLTPFAGEDFQMFERDLPGENKSGLSFQKASDKLPLETCETISNSWGYNLSDTYYKSNKELVHMLVKAASLGSNLLLNIGPMPSGKIQPEFQDRLTGLGDWLKIYGESIYGTKAGFIKPQAWGSITQSDNKIYIHLVDGKTASLDLENVPVKKIKKAYLLKDKSPVNYTFKKSKLTITTTLNGAEPDQVIVLEIG